Below is a window of Photobacterium atrarenae DNA.
ATAGTTTGCGCTTCGGCGCCTCAGCAATACGGATATTTACCACTGCAATAAAGGAGTTGCGTGTGAAACTAGCTTCCCTGAACCATGGCCGGGACGGACAACTGATTGTTGTTTCCCGTGATTTAACCCAGGCCGTCCATGCCCATGATATCGCCCCGACTTTACAGTTTGCGCTCGATAACTGGGATCAAGTTGAAAACGATCTGCAGCACCTCTACCGCAATCTCAATGACGGCGTGGCGCAGGATGTCTTCCCGTTTAATCCGGCCCTGTGCGCCTCTCCCCTGCCCCGCGCCTACCAATGGGCGGACGGCAGCGCCTATGTCAATCATGTCGAACTGGTGCGAAAAGCGCGTGGCGCTGAAATGCCGGAAAGTTTCTGGACCGATCCGCTGATGTACCAAGGCATGTCCGACGGCTTCCTGGCACCGACCCAGGATATCGAGATGGCGGATGAAAACTGGGGCATCGACTTTGAAGGCGAGATCGCAATCATCACCGACGATATCGATATGGGCACCCGCACCGAGGAAGTGCACGGCCATATCAAGCTGCTGATGCTGGTCAATGATGTCTCGCTACGCAATTTGATCCCGGCGGAGCTGGGCAAAGGCTTCGGTTTCTTCCAGTCCAAACCGGCTTCGGCTTTCTCGCCCGTCGCCGTCACCCCGGATGAGCTGGGCGACAGCTGGCACGATTACAAGGTCCATCACCGTTTGACCGTCCACTACAACAACGAGCTGTTTGGTCAGCCCCATGCCGGGACCGATATGACCTTTAACTTTGCCGAATTAGTCCAGCACGTCGCCAAAAGCCGGCATATCTGCGCCGGAACCATTATCGGCTCGGGGACGGTATCGAACAAAGACCGGAGCAGCGGCTCATGCTGCCTGGCTGAACGCCGAATGCTGGAAGTGATCGAGAACGGCTCGGCGAGCACCCCGTTCATGCGCTTTGGCGATACCATCAAAATCGAAATGTTCGATGATGCCGGTCAGTCTATCTTCGGGGCGATTGAGCAGAAAGTCGTGCGCTATGATCATCGCTACCACGACGAAGATCTCAACCACCACAAACCGGTGTAAGCGGAGGCGCAATGGAGCTATTTGATTATTTCCGCTCATCGGCCTCGTACCGGGTACGCATTGCGCTCAACCTCAAAGGGCTGGACTACACACTGAGTCCGGTCTCTTTGCTGGCTAACGAGCAGACTGACGCAAGCTATACCGCGATCAACCCCAGCGCCCTGGTGCCGGGGTTGCGCACCGAACAGGGCATGCTCGGCCAGTCCGTCGCGATTCTGGAATACCTCGAAGAGCGCTATCCGGAACCCCCCATTCTGCCCCGGGGAACTTGGGAGAAAGCCAAATGCCGCGAGCTCGCCCTAACCGTCGCCTGTGATATCCATCCTCTCAATAACCTGCGGGTACTCAATTATCTCAGCCGTCAGCTCGGCGTGGAGCAAGCGGAGAAAACCGTGTGGTATCACCATTGGTTGAAACTGGGATTTCAGACTTTGGAATCCCTGCTCGCGTCGCAGGAACAGCCGTTTTGTTGTGGCAATCAACCGACCATGGCCGACATTTGCCTGATCCCGCAGCTCTACAATGCGCGCCGGTTTGAGCTTGATCTGGCGCCCTACCCGACGCTGATCAAGATTGAGCAGCAGTGTCAGCAACTTGAAGCATTCCGCCGTGCCCATCCAGATGCGCAATCATCCTCGCACCTGTGAATTAAGCTTCAACAAAGGTTTTCAATTGCAGAATTCTAGAACACAAGGAGCGTGTGATGACAGCAAGCAGTGAGGTAGAGGTCATGGATATTCAGAACGACCTACAGCCACAGCTGATGTGGATGCCGGAAAAAGACCGGATTCACGACAGCTTGTTATACCAGTTTATGGTTCGGCTCAGTGAGCAGGAAAATACCCTGTTCCACGACTATCAACAGCTGCACCATTGGAGTGTTGAGCACAGTGAACACTTCTGGCAAGAGGTTTGGGACTTCTGTGGTGTCAAAGGGGACTTTCAAGGCCCAATCACCACCTGTCCGCCGCAAAGCCAGACGCCGGCCAAAGACACCCAATGGTTTCCTCACACCACCCTCAACTTTGCTGAAAACCTGCTCAGCAACTGGGAACGCCATGCGGCAGCTGATGCCATCATTTTTCATTGTGAAGGCGAGCCAAGCCGCCGCCAGCACCTCAGCTGGCAACAGCTGTACTGGCAGACTTCGCAATTTGCTGCTTATCTGGCCGCTAAGGGGATCAAGCAAGGCGATGTCATCGCCGCCTATTCCC
It encodes the following:
- the maiA gene encoding maleylacetoacetate isomerase, which gives rise to MELFDYFRSSASYRVRIALNLKGLDYTLSPVSLLANEQTDASYTAINPSALVPGLRTEQGMLGQSVAILEYLEERYPEPPILPRGTWEKAKCRELALTVACDIHPLNNLRVLNYLSRQLGVEQAEKTVWYHHWLKLGFQTLESLLASQEQPFCCGNQPTMADICLIPQLYNARRFELDLAPYPTLIKIEQQCQQLEAFRRAHPDAQSSSHL
- a CDS encoding fumarylacetoacetate hydrolase family protein produces the protein MKLASLNHGRDGQLIVVSRDLTQAVHAHDIAPTLQFALDNWDQVENDLQHLYRNLNDGVAQDVFPFNPALCASPLPRAYQWADGSAYVNHVELVRKARGAEMPESFWTDPLMYQGMSDGFLAPTQDIEMADENWGIDFEGEIAIITDDIDMGTRTEEVHGHIKLLMLVNDVSLRNLIPAELGKGFGFFQSKPASAFSPVAVTPDELGDSWHDYKVHHRLTVHYNNELFGQPHAGTDMTFNFAELVQHVAKSRHICAGTIIGSGTVSNKDRSSGSCCLAERRMLEVIENGSASTPFMRFGDTIKIEMFDDAGQSIFGAIEQKVVRYDHRYHDEDLNHHKPV